A single region of the Gemmatimonadaceae bacterium genome encodes:
- a CDS encoding cytochrome c maturation protein CcmE, with product MKARTKFLLGGLLVLGPVGYLMASSIKQTGVYYMTPTELSAKLAADSTFRDVGVKVGARVVPGSIQRDPGGREYAFRVTDGARTLPVVYRGIAPDTFTDSVDVVVEGRMGRDGTFRATTLLAKCASRYENAPEKYRDTPGYKSAAGGGSRA from the coding sequence ATGAAAGCGCGAACGAAGTTTTTGCTCGGTGGCCTGCTGGTCCTTGGCCCGGTCGGCTACCTGATGGCGAGCTCGATCAAGCAGACCGGCGTCTATTACATGACGCCGACCGAGCTTTCGGCAAAGCTCGCGGCCGATTCGACCTTCCGCGACGTTGGCGTGAAGGTGGGGGCGCGTGTCGTGCCGGGCTCGATTCAGCGCGATCCAGGCGGACGTGAGTACGCTTTCCGCGTGACCGATGGCGCGCGAACGTTGCCAGTCGTGTATCGCGGGATCGCGCCCGACACGTTCACCGATAGCGTCGACGTCGTCGTCGAGGGACGTATGGGGCGTGACGGCACCTTCCGCGCGACGACCTTGCTCGCAAAGTGCGCGTCTCGCTATGAGAACGCTCCGGAGAAATACCGCGACACGCCCGGCTACAAGAGCGCGGCCGGCGGAGGATCACGCGCGTGA
- a CDS encoding heme lyase CcmF/NrfE family subunit gives MILIGELALWVGLLMAAWATTVSFAGGALQRDDLIASGRRAIYATFAMVLAASIGLWTALLSRDFSLEYVAGHISANMPNVYVFTAFWSGQAGSMLFWALILSLYSAIAVYANRDRNRALIPYAAGTLGAILVFFLATTCFKANPFARLDWTPMDGRGMNPQLQNPGMAIHPPNLYLGYVATAIPFAFAIAALITRRLDAEWLAVVRRWSLLSWFFLTCGIVLGMWWAYVELGWGGYWAWDPVENASFLPWLTGTAFLHSIMIQEKRGMLRKWNVVLVVVTFLLSIFGTFITRSGVVESVHSFAQSPVGSWFGAFFFLATGTTIYLVATRLKSLEAKAELESMVSREAAFLYNNLVLVGIAFAVLWGTLFPILSEWVRGQKITVGPPFFNAVNRPLGLLLLALTGIGPLIAWRKASTANLKRQFLVPALSAVVFGGLLAALGMGRGYAIVTYTLAAFVSATIIQEFYKGVSARRSIHGESIPVGFVRLVARNRRRYGGYIVHAGIVMLFAAFAGLAFKSEYDITLRTGQEFETNDPYGHHWRFVSQGASTDKRENRMVTSVALETFRDGQPTGFIKSEKRQYFDSAERPTFDPSTEVGIRTTAKLDTYVVLAGVRGDVAELRVTFNPLVVWVWLGGALMAIGGLIVMWPQAERRRVRQAGYVSVLAPAHAEPVAAAMV, from the coding sequence GTGATTCTCATTGGGGAGTTGGCATTGTGGGTTGGGCTCCTGATGGCGGCCTGGGCGACGACGGTCTCCTTCGCCGGCGGCGCCCTTCAGCGCGACGATCTGATCGCAAGCGGGAGACGCGCGATCTACGCGACCTTCGCCATGGTGCTCGCCGCATCGATCGGTCTGTGGACGGCGCTGCTCTCGCGGGATTTCTCGCTCGAGTACGTGGCCGGTCACATCAGCGCCAACATGCCGAACGTCTACGTCTTCACGGCGTTCTGGAGCGGTCAGGCCGGCTCGATGCTTTTCTGGGCTCTGATCCTGTCCCTCTATTCGGCGATCGCCGTCTACGCGAATCGTGACCGCAATCGAGCGCTCATTCCGTATGCAGCCGGCACGTTAGGCGCGATTCTCGTTTTCTTCCTCGCGACGACGTGCTTCAAGGCGAATCCATTCGCGCGCCTCGACTGGACGCCGATGGATGGCCGGGGAATGAATCCGCAGCTCCAGAATCCGGGGATGGCGATCCACCCACCCAACCTCTACCTCGGCTACGTTGCGACGGCGATACCGTTCGCGTTCGCCATCGCGGCGCTGATCACGCGCCGACTCGACGCCGAATGGCTCGCGGTCGTTAGGCGATGGTCGCTGCTTTCCTGGTTCTTCCTCACCTGTGGCATTGTGCTCGGCATGTGGTGGGCATACGTCGAACTGGGATGGGGCGGCTATTGGGCATGGGATCCGGTCGAGAATGCATCGTTCCTGCCGTGGCTTACCGGCACCGCGTTCCTGCATTCGATCATGATTCAGGAAAAGCGGGGGATGCTGCGCAAGTGGAATGTCGTGCTCGTCGTCGTAACCTTCCTGCTCTCGATCTTCGGTACGTTCATAACGCGCAGCGGAGTGGTCGAGAGCGTACACTCGTTTGCGCAGTCGCCAGTGGGATCGTGGTTCGGCGCGTTCTTCTTCCTTGCGACAGGCACGACGATCTATCTCGTTGCAACGCGTCTCAAGAGCCTCGAGGCGAAGGCGGAGCTCGAGAGCATGGTGAGCCGTGAGGCGGCATTCCTGTACAACAATCTTGTCCTCGTCGGGATCGCGTTCGCCGTGCTGTGGGGGACGCTGTTCCCGATCCTGTCCGAATGGGTGCGGGGACAGAAGATCACCGTGGGACCGCCCTTCTTTAACGCGGTGAATCGCCCGCTCGGGTTGTTGCTGCTCGCGCTCACGGGGATCGGGCCACTCATTGCCTGGCGCAAAGCATCGACGGCGAATCTCAAGCGGCAATTTCTGGTGCCGGCGCTCAGTGCTGTCGTGTTCGGCGGCCTGCTCGCGGCGTTAGGCATGGGGCGCGGGTACGCGATCGTGACCTATACCCTCGCGGCCTTCGTCTCCGCAACGATCATCCAGGAGTTCTACAAGGGGGTTTCGGCGCGACGGTCCATTCACGGCGAGAGCATTCCCGTTGGATTCGTCAGGCTCGTCGCGCGGAATCGCCGGCGCTACGGCGGTTACATCGTTCATGCCGGAATCGTGATGCTCTTCGCCGCGTTCGCGGGGCTCGCGTTCAAGAGCGAGTACGATATCACGCTGCGGACGGGACAGGAGTTTGAGACGAATGATCCCTACGGCCATCACTGGCGCTTCGTCAGCCAGGGCGCTTCGACTGACAAGCGTGAGAATCGCATGGTCACGTCTGTCGCCCTCGAGACGTTCCGTGATGGGCAACCGACGGGGTTCATCAAGTCGGAGAAGCGCCAGTATTTCGACAGCGCCGAGCGGCCGACGTTCGACCCGTCGACCGAAGTCGGCATCCGGACGACGGCGAAATTGGACACGTACGTCGTGCTTGCGGGCGTTCGCGGAGACGTCGCCGAGCTGCGCGTGACCTTCAACCCGCTCGTCGTGTGGGTGTGGCTCGGTGGCGCGCTCATGGCGATCGGCGGCTTGATTGTCATGTGGCCCCAGGCCGAACGGCGCCGTGTTCGTCAGGCAGGCTACGTGTCCGTGCTCGCGCCGGCCCACGCCGAGCCCGTTGCCGCGGCCATGGTTTGA
- a CDS encoding cytochrome c-type biogenesis protein CcmH: protein MQRRDFLTRAIAGAAGVALAPSLGAQAPQAGSRLDSANLFAMDQSASRPVRLPPKPGARIVVSAAERDDLEHRIRCQCGCTLDVYTCRTTDFTCQVSPGMHRDVMALVSGGYSAQEIIEAFVGTYGERVLMAPPAAGFNLFGWLAPFVALAGGAAFVLVVLRNWKKTTPAVVSAPKRSARPEGATDDEIARLEQAVRDDR from the coding sequence ATGCAACGGCGGGACTTTCTCACGCGTGCCATCGCGGGGGCAGCCGGAGTGGCCCTTGCCCCCTCGCTCGGTGCGCAGGCGCCGCAAGCCGGGAGCCGACTCGATTCGGCCAACCTGTTCGCGATGGATCAATCCGCGTCGCGGCCAGTCCGTCTGCCGCCGAAGCCAGGGGCGCGCATCGTCGTCAGCGCCGCGGAGCGGGACGACCTCGAGCACCGCATCCGCTGCCAGTGCGGGTGCACGCTCGACGTCTACACGTGTCGTACGACTGATTTCACCTGCCAGGTGTCTCCAGGGATGCACCGCGACGTCATGGCGCTCGTCTCCGGCGGCTACAGTGCGCAGGAGATCATCGAGGCGTTCGTGGGCACCTATGGTGAGCGAGTGCTCATGGCGCCGCCGGCAGCAGGATTCAATCTCTTCGGCTGGCTCGCGCCATTTGTCGCGCTCGCGGGCGGGGCGGCGTTCGTCCTCGTCGTGTTGCGCAACTGGAAGAAGACGACGCCCGCGGTCGTGTCCGCGCCGAAGCGATCCGCGCGTCCCGAAGGCGCAACCGATGACGAGATCGCACGGCTCGAACAAGCAGTGCGCGACGATCGATGA
- a CDS encoding zinc ribbon domain-containing protein, producing MSAAIAALVVGTLLAIGALGFVLYPLFFEPARSRPVAATKRPRALSDDIAVAALREIEFDRATGKLSEADYAQLKEQYTRQALASMRASVPHSETDAANDDDVETAIRAYRAARPTCAVHGPRPEPNAIFCSECGRYLAGRCEQCGRHVEEPGARYCAACGHRLAA from the coding sequence ATGAGCGCAGCGATCGCTGCGCTCGTCGTGGGCACGCTGCTCGCCATTGGCGCGCTCGGCTTCGTCTTATACCCGCTCTTCTTCGAGCCGGCACGGTCGCGCCCGGTAGCCGCGACGAAGCGTCCGCGTGCCTTGTCCGACGACATCGCGGTCGCCGCGCTCCGGGAGATCGAGTTCGATCGTGCGACTGGCAAGCTCTCCGAGGCAGACTACGCGCAGCTCAAAGAGCAGTACACTCGTCAGGCACTCGCGAGCATGCGAGCGTCGGTTCCACACTCCGAGACCGACGCCGCCAACGACGACGATGTCGAGACGGCGATCCGGGCCTATCGAGCGGCGCGTCCGACGTGTGCGGTGCACGGACCACGGCCGGAGCCGAACGCGATCTTCTGCTCCGAGTGCGGTCGCTATCTGGCGGGGCGCTGCGAGCAGTGCGGACGGCACGTCGAGGAGCCAGGCGCGCGTTATTGCGCGGCGTGCGGCCATCGACTCGCGGCATGA
- a CDS encoding ABC transporter ATP-binding protein, which yields MIRLSSLSKRYGSFTAVDSIDLSVPRGELFGFLGPNGAGKTTTLRMIAGILRPTAGRIEIAGIDIVADPTAAKSKLGFIPDRPFIYEKLTGAEFLRFVAGLYDQSGPKIDHRARELLALFDLEEWRDELVESYSHGMRQKLIISSAFVHRPDVIVVDEPMVGLDPKAAKILKDLFREYTRRGHTIMMSTHTLEVAQALCDRIGIIQGGKIRACGTMDELRRDAEAGATGLEHIFLKLTGENAARELVAVLNA from the coding sequence ATGATCCGGCTCTCGTCCCTGTCCAAGCGCTACGGCTCGTTCACCGCCGTCGACAGCATCGATCTTTCGGTGCCGCGCGGTGAGCTGTTTGGGTTTCTCGGGCCTAACGGCGCTGGCAAGACGACGACGCTCCGCATGATCGCTGGTATCCTGCGTCCTACCGCCGGCCGCATCGAGATCGCGGGCATCGACATCGTCGCCGATCCGACGGCGGCCAAGTCCAAGCTCGGATTCATTCCGGATCGCCCTTTCATATACGAAAAGCTCACCGGCGCGGAATTCCTCCGATTCGTGGCCGGACTCTACGATCAGAGCGGCCCAAAAATCGACCATCGCGCGCGCGAACTGCTTGCACTGTTCGACCTCGAGGAGTGGCGCGACGAGCTGGTCGAGAGCTATAGCCACGGCATGCGCCAGAAACTGATCATCTCGAGCGCGTTCGTTCATCGTCCCGACGTCATCGTCGTCGATGAGCCGATGGTCGGTCTCGATCCGAAAGCGGCAAAGATCCTGAAGGATCTCTTCCGCGAGTACACGCGTCGCGGCCATACGATAATGATGTCGACGCACACGCTCGAGGTCGCGCAGGCGTTGTGTGATCGGATCGGGATCATCCAGGGCGGGAAGATTCGCGCGTGCGGCACCATGGACGAGCTGCGCCGCGATGCCGAAGCAGGCGCAACGGGCCTCGAGCACATCTTCCTCAAGCTCACAGGCGAGAACGCGGCGCGCGAACTGGTCGCGGTCTTGAACGCGTAG
- a CDS encoding transglutaminase-like domain-containing protein — translation MTTRLRPTSPRALAALLVLLLWMGGLGFLVRREYFRPNTERLAEAAMRVSPGAVYYAVMQGNRQIGFASSSIDTATTTISVDDYLVADLPVGGRTHRASARTHVVLTRALRTKAFVVTFEADAGPIVARGRVLGDSLLILMLSTGNDAPVDTQRIKLSGPILLPTLLPLAVALGEQPKVGRKYNMPVFDPVGLTPRDVSLRIAAESSFVVNDSSALDRATEIWHGVQPDTLRAYQVVTDTGAGAAGFSGWIDEQGRVIQTSQLGFELRRSPYEVAFENWRLSTVKRVVAEPISEDRDILETTAIGANRRVDPNIASLRVTLGNADLRGFDLRSPRQSMHGDTMIVTREPPEALAAPYALPDGGRKILPELTMAEPLVQSNHPDIVRLARRLARGQHDPRIVAQRINQWVYDSLTKRITFGIPSALQVLRARGGDCNEHAQLFVALARAAGIPARVDAGLAYIDGKFYYHAWPEVFLRDWVSVDPTFGEFPADAAHLRFTVGGLGRQAEMIRLMGRLKLNVLRG, via the coding sequence TGGCGGCGTTGCTCGTGCTCCTGCTCTGGATGGGCGGGCTCGGATTTCTCGTTAGGCGCGAGTACTTCCGGCCGAATACGGAGCGTCTCGCGGAAGCAGCGATGCGCGTTTCGCCGGGCGCGGTGTATTACGCGGTGATGCAGGGCAATCGGCAGATTGGCTTCGCGTCGTCCTCGATCGACACGGCGACGACGACGATCTCGGTCGACGACTACCTCGTCGCCGATTTGCCGGTGGGCGGCCGAACGCATCGCGCGTCGGCGCGCACCCATGTCGTGCTCACGCGCGCGCTGCGGACGAAGGCCTTCGTCGTCACCTTCGAGGCTGACGCGGGACCAATCGTGGCCCGCGGTCGCGTTCTCGGTGACTCCCTACTGATTCTCATGCTTTCCACCGGCAATGATGCGCCGGTGGACACGCAGCGCATCAAGCTCTCCGGGCCGATTCTCCTGCCCACGCTCCTCCCGCTCGCCGTTGCCCTCGGCGAACAACCGAAGGTTGGCCGCAAGTACAACATGCCGGTCTTCGATCCTGTCGGTCTCACGCCGCGCGATGTGTCACTCCGCATCGCCGCCGAATCGAGCTTCGTTGTGAACGACAGCTCGGCGCTCGATCGAGCGACGGAGATCTGGCATGGCGTACAGCCCGACACGTTGCGTGCCTACCAAGTCGTCACCGATACGGGCGCAGGCGCGGCCGGCTTCTCGGGCTGGATCGACGAGCAGGGACGAGTCATTCAGACGTCACAGCTGGGATTCGAGTTGCGACGTTCGCCGTACGAGGTGGCATTCGAGAACTGGCGACTCTCGACGGTCAAGCGCGTCGTGGCGGAGCCGATCTCGGAGGACCGCGACATTCTCGAGACGACCGCGATCGGTGCGAATCGGCGCGTCGATCCGAACATTGCATCGCTCCGTGTCACGTTAGGCAACGCCGACCTCCGCGGCTTCGATCTCCGTAGCCCGCGCCAGAGCATGCACGGCGACACGATGATCGTGACGCGAGAACCACCGGAAGCACTCGCTGCGCCATATGCGCTGCCCGACGGCGGCCGGAAGATACTGCCGGAGCTCACGATGGCCGAGCCGCTCGTACAGAGCAATCACCCGGACATCGTGCGTTTGGCGCGGCGGCTTGCGCGCGGCCAGCACGATCCACGCATCGTCGCCCAGCGAATCAATCAGTGGGTTTATGATTCGCTCACGAAGCGTATCACTTTTGGTATTCCCAGCGCACTTCAGGTGCTACGGGCGCGCGGCGGGGACTGCAACGAGCACGCGCAATTGTTCGTCGCGCTGGCGCGAGCGGCAGGCATCCCAGCGCGCGTCGACGCGGGCCTCGCCTACATCGACGGCAAGTTCTACTACCATGCGTGGCCGGAGGTCTTCCTTCGCGACTGGGTATCGGTCGATCCGACCTTTGGCGAATTCCCCGCCGACGCTGCGCACCTGCGCTTCACCGTGGGCGGCTTGGGACGCCAGGCCGAGATGATTCGTCTAATGGGAAGACTGAAACTCAACGTACTGAGGGGCTAG